The Neurospora crassa OR74A linkage group IV, whole genome shotgun sequence genome has a segment encoding these proteins:
- a CDS encoding purine-cytosine permease FCY21, whose product MSTNNSTEDDEPKLPHGIVFQDIERTAGEEDDGQDKNQAETSTRFGSLCWPNFLSTLKEGDADDNRSKKGNPTWYQKLIDAGIEENGIQPVPLEGRTSMQYNQLFTVFFTGLLCLLPIPTGMLATLEFGLSLRDASLVIVFFALLTCLPPAFMGIGGMETGMRQFVQARYSFGLYLVIIPLLLNAATITGFTLMSAIAGGQTLAAINPSHVSINVGIVITCLVAFGISLLGFNFVHLWERWTWIPNLIALVITVGCGGRYLHLQSQPAAPATPAQILNLGSLMAGYFITFGGMVGDYSIYHNPRGVLSKSFSARARIFTYLYLGLFLPSVPLFILGAAIGGAVPQVPAWQAAYASTGIGGVMMEMLAPAGGFGKFVLVVLALSVIGNIAISMYTISLNLEMLMPPLPFKLRVHRFVFILVTMAVMIPMAIKAAMKWETSLINFLSIIGYWSACFDIVLILELVVFRRMDYATFDQAIWNVGRELPPGLAALGASMLSWALVVPGMAQSWYVGPIAKSTGDIGVEVAFVLTGLFYLPLRWLEIKIRGRL is encoded by the exons ATGTCTACCAACAATTCCACCGAAGATGACGAACCAAAGTTACCACACGGCATTGTTTTCCAGGATATCGAACGCACAGCTGGCGAAGAGGACGATGGGCAAGACAAAAATCAAGCAGAGACATCTACTCGATTTGGTTCGCTATGTTGGCCGAACTTCTTAAGCACTCTGAAGGAGGGCGACGCCGACGACAACCGCTCCAAGAAGGGAAATCCAACGTGGTACCAGAAGCTCATCGACGCCGGTATAGAAGAAAACGGGATCCAGCCGGTTCCGCTTGAAGGGAGGACTTCGATGCAGTATAATCAGTTGTTTACTGTCTTCTTTACTGGTTTGTTGTGTTTATTGCC GATACCAACTGGCATGCTGGCCACTCTCGAGTTTGGCTTGAGTCTGAGAGATGCTTCGTTGGTTATCGTCTTCTTTGCGCTGCTTACATGCCTCCCGCCTGCCTTCATGGGAATCGGAGGTATGGAGACCGGCATGAGGCAGTTTGTGCAAGCTCGATATTCATTTGG CCTCTACCTAGTCattatccccctcctcctcaacgccGCCACCATAACCGGCTTTACCCTCATGTCCGCCATCGCGGGCGGGCAGACACTCGCAGCCATCAACCCCTCCCACGTCAGCATTAACGTAGGTATCGTCATCACCTGCCTCGTCGCTTTCGGCATCTCCCTCCTCGGCTTCAACTTCGTCCACTTATGGGAACGATGGACGTGGATCCCCAACTTGATTGCTCTCGTCATCACCGTCGGCTGCGGCGGCCGTTATCTCCATCTGCAATCGCAGCCTGCAGCACCGGCCACTCCCGCACAAATCCTTAACCTTGGAAGCCTTATGGCAGGATATTTCATCACGTTTGGCGGGATGGTGGGCGATTATTCCATTTACCACAACCCAAGAGGCGTCCTCTCCAAGTCGTTCAGCGCCAGAGCCCGCATCttcacctacctctacctcggCTTGTTCCTCCCTTCTGTTCCACTCTTCATATTGGGAGCCGCCATAGGCGGTGCTGTTCCCCAAGTTCCTGCGTGGCAAGCCGCTTACGCTTCGACGGGCATCGGGGGCGTGATGATGGAGATGCTTGCTCCCGCGGGCGGGTTCGGCAAATtcgtgctggtggtgcttgCGCTCAGCGTGATTGGAAACATTGCCATCTCCATGTATACCATCTCGTTGAACCTCGAAATGTTGATGCCGCCGTTGCCCTTCAAATTAAGGGTCCACCGCTTCGTGTTTATCCTGGTGACGATGGCGGTTATGATCCCGATGGCGATCAAAGCGGCCATGAAGTGGGAGACTAGTTTGATCAATTTCCTCAGTATCATTGGGTATTGGTCTGCGTGCTTTGATATTGTTTTGATACTGGAATTGGTGGTGTTTAGAAGAATGGACTATGCGACCTTTGATCAAGCTATCTGGAACGTGGGGAGGGAGTTGCCACCTGGGTTGGCGGCCTTAGGTGCCTCGATGCTGAGTTGGGCGCTGGTGGTCCCGGGGATGGCGCAGTCGTGGTATGTTGGCCCGATTGCAAAGAGCACTGGGGATATCGGGGTTGAGGTGGCTTTTGTGTTGACGGGCTTGTTTTATCTACCTTTGAGGTGGCTGGAAATCAAAATTCGGGGCCGACTCTGA
- the mlh-1 gene encoding DNA mismatch repair protein mutL, variant, which produces MADAMAIDGPRGEKRKASVLGDDSGHAPRRIRPLDPDVVNKIAAGEIIVAPVHALKELMENAVDAGSTSLEIVVKDGGLKLLQITDNGCGIDKQDLPILCERFTTSKLQKFEDLQSISTYGFRGEALASISHIAHLTVTTKTQESNCAWRAHYGSGKLVPAKPGQSPDPKPVAGRQGTQITVEDLFYNIPTRRRAFRSTSDEYNKIIDMVGRYAVHCSHVAFSCKKYGESSTSIAIQANASSTDRIRQIYGGSVANELIEYSTSDDRWGFKAQGLATNANYSLKKTTLLLFINHRCVESSNIRKAVEQTYASFLPKNGHPFVYLSLEIAPERVDVNVHPTKREVNFLNEHEIIQAICEHIRSKLAAVDTSRTFLTQTLLPGGTWSASDQQASSSTPSKTSGAASGARKTPARNESSLVRTDTNMRKITSMLPPASTMAAGSRGDEIPSTSGVKATINGTNMDVEMIKYETVEREATACRLISVRELRAEVREEMHHELTEIFANHTFVGIVDERRRLAAIQGGVKLYLVDYGRVCYEYFYQLGLTDFGNFGTIRFDPPLDLRELLSMAAESERTATADATGRVDKDGDDEMDVSEIVELVADQLVERREMLLEYFSFEISPAGELLSIPLLIKGYTPSMAKLPRFLLELGPRVDWSEEKACFEGFLKELAIFYVPERLPATIGTDDLSSVQGGDKDVDVETVARRHHVRFALEHYLFPAFKSRLVATKSLMQTGILEVANLKGLYRVFERC; this is translated from the exons ATGGCTGATGCAATGGCCATTGATGGCCCTAGGGGTGAAAAGCGCAAGGCGAGCGTGCTCGGCGATGATAGCGGTCATGCTCCACGTCGGATCAGG CCACTCGACCCAGACGTTGTCAACAAGATTGCCGCTGGCGAGATCATTGTTGCTCCTGTTCATGCTCTCAAGGAGCTCATGGAGAATGCCGTGGATGCCGGCTCTACCTCGTTGGAGATTGTGGTCAAGGACGGTGGCCTCAAGCTGCTCCAAATCACAGACAATGGTTGCGGTATCGACAAGCAGGATTTGCCCATTCTATGTGAACgcttcaccacctccaagCTGCAAAAGTTCGAGGATCTTCAGTCCATCTCAACATACGGCTTTCGCGGTGAGGCTCTTGCCAGCATAAGCCACATTGCACATCTGAccgtcaccaccaagacTCAGGAATCCAACTGCGCCTGGCGTGCTCATTACGGGAGTGGAAAGCTGGTCCCCGCGAAACCCGGCCAGTCGCCCGATCCGAAGCCCGTCGCTGGACGACAAGGCACGCAAATTACCGTCGAAGATCTGTTCTATAACATTCCAACCCGCCGGCGCGCCTTTCGATCTACCTCTGACGAATACAACAAGATCATCGACATGGTTGGCCGCTATGCTGTACATTGTTCGCACGTTGCTTTCTCGTGCAAAAAATACGGCGAGTCATCGACAAGCATTGCCATTCAGGCCAATGCTTCGAGTACCGACAGAATCCGGCAGATATACGGAGGCAGCGTCGCCAATGAACTCATCGAATACTCCACATCCGATGACCGCTGGGGCTTCAAGGCTCAGGGCTTGGCGACTAACGCCAACTACAGTCTCAAAAAGACAACTCTGCTGCTCTTCATCAACCATAGATGTGTCGAGTCTTCCAACATTCGAAAGGCAGTTGAGCAAACATATGCTTCCTTTCTCCCCAAGAACGGCCACCCTTTTGTCTACCTCAGCCTAGAAATTGCCCCTGAGCGGGTCGATGTCAATGTTCACCCTACGAAACGCGAAGTGAACTTCCTCAATGAACATGAGATCATCCAGGCCATCTGCGAGCACATCCGATCAAAGTTGGCTGCTGTCGACACTAGCCGAACTTTTCTCACCCAAACCCTTCTCCCTGGTGGCACATGGTCGGCCTCAGATCAACAAGCGTCTTCAAGCACACCATCCAAGACCAGCGGTGCGGCTTCAGGAGCCCGCAAGACCCCAGCACGCAATGAATCCAGTCTTGTGCGGACTGATACCAACATGCGTAAGATAACCAGTATGTTACCGCCGGCGTCAACCATGGCAGCAGGATCAAGAGGAGATGAAATTCCCTCCACGTCTGGCGTCAAAGCAACCATTAATGGCACAAACATGGACGTTGAGATGATCAAGTACGAGACAGTCGAGCGTGAGGCTACTGCCTGTCGCTTGATCAGTGTACGCGAACTGCGCGCCGAAGTCCGCGAAGAGATGCACCACGAACTGACCGAGATCTTTGCCAATCACACCTTTGTCGGAATTGTAGATGAACGTCGTCGTCTTGCTGCCATCCAGGGTGGTGTAAAGTTGTACCTGGTTGACTATGGACGGGTATGCTATGAATACTTCTATCAACTGGGGTTGACGGATTTTGGTAACTTTGGTACCATACGTTTCGATCCGCCTCTCGATCTTCGAGAGCTGCTGAGCATGGCCGCCGAATCCGAGAGAACGGCAACAGCAGATGCAACTGGAAGAGTGGATaaagatggagatgatgagaTGGACGTATCCGAAATCGTCGAGTTGGTGGCAGATCAGTTGGTTGAACGGCGAGAGATGCTTCTCGAGTATTTCTCCTTTGAAATATCTCCGGCCGGCGAGCTGCTAAGCATCCCACTACTGATCAAAGGCTACACGCCGTCCATGGCCAAATTGCCGCGTTTCCTTTTGGAGCTTGGGCCGCGTGTAGACTGGTCAGAAGAGAAGGCCTGTTTCGAGGGCTTCCTCAAAGAACTGGCCATCTTCTATGTCCCTGAGCGATTACCAGCGACGATCGGTACTGATGATCTATCGTCTGTGCAAGGTGGTGACAAGGATGTCGATGTCGAAACAGTTGCTCGCAGACACCATGTTCGGTTCGCATTGGAACATTATCTTTTTCCGGCTTTCAAATCGAGGCTTGTGGCGACCAAGTCGCTCATGCAGACGGGCATTCTCGAGGTCGCGAACCTCAAGGGCTTGTACAGGGTATTCGAAAGATGTTAA